The sequence below is a genomic window from Gossypium hirsutum isolate 1008001.06 chromosome A11, Gossypium_hirsutum_v2.1, whole genome shotgun sequence.
TCACACCTCTGAATTTCAGACTGATTTGCTGGAATTAATCTTTTCCAACTAGACTTCTTGGGTATTGTTGGGGATTTGCCCATCTTCATATTGCTATCATTCACCACATCAATCTCCAGGTTATTGCAACCCAGTTCTTATTCCTGAAAACCTTTCAACCAGCTTGCCAATTTCCTTCCGCCTATTGCCTTTCCTTGCGTAACTAGAAAATCTGCATCCATATCAGTATCAGTCGTTCTTTCTCCCAGTAAACCTATGTAAGAAGCTTGAGTATTCACCTTCTCTGCAAAACCATTTAATTTTATACTCTTCTTCCCTGCCAAATTTGATTCAGCTTTCAATGCTACAGAATATGGTGGATCGTTACTGACTTTACTTTTCTCTGCAAGACTTAACATCAAGCATTTATTGAGACTATGCCCCATTCTACCACACCCAAAGCAATAAATTGGTAATTTCTCACACTTAAAGGAAACCCGCGATTTTACCCCATTATCACTTAAAACAAAAACCCTTCTCTTGAGAGGTTTCTGCACATCCAGGTTAACTCTAAGTCTACAAATATCTCCATTAATTTTAGACCTCAGAATACCCTAAAAAGTATTGCCTATAGCATGTATTAAATCCTTCCTATCACAATCTGGTAGACACGCACCAATTTTAATCCGAAACGGTGAATGAATAAGACAAACCTGATCTCTAGCAATCGATTTGGTCAGTcgatcaaataaaataatattcttaCGAAATAACCAAGGTTTTCCTTCCAAGACGGACTCCAAATCTTTTTCATGATAAAAAACAATTGAGAACAGATTTTGCCCTATTAATTGAATCTCaaactttttctttgttttccatATGCTTTGCTTCTGTGTCCCAAAACTTTCTGGATTAAAAGATTTTTTTGTTCAGTCGAAGCAGATCAGAGTCGGTTTATCGTTTGGCGTTACCCTTGAACTCTTTACTGATAATTGGATGAGTTCTTCTGCAAGTAAGGATATCTCCTCATTGCTTTCCCTCTTGTCTACACCACCCTCCTCTGTCCTAAGCTGCGGCAGTTACCACTCTCTCTAGGACACTATGGGGAGAACTCTTGgcaaaaatatgtatacttaaataacactaagatagatataacttaacaagcaaatgtttctaaaataaaaacaaaattaataatgaaataagttttatacaatatccaaacaataacaataaaatagtagcaacataataataaaatggtagcaaaataaagagaaaataagaaaaaaataatttaaaaaaattaaaaatttatgttcTTCAGTGAATTCGGGTCGGGCCCAGGGCCAAAAAATGTCTTACCCGagctttatttttttgtccaagctcattttttggacctatatttttgtccaaaccatCCCATATTTCGGACAAGCCTTCTAGTTGGGCCACAATGCTCACCTCTACATATAAcaagtataataaataaaaaaatatagagaataatgaaataaaaatttaacagaTAGGTAATGTAGTGTGATGGTaagaaattaactttatttaccaatttaaagACCTAAAATAACcacataaaataagaaaatttttttaaagaatgtgAAAAATCTCCGAAAAACAACTCTCAAGAAAGACtattttccatatatatatatatgatatatcatCTTAATAATAGAAGTATAAAttaatgatataaaaaattagaCATTGAACTAACAATTCAGTGGCAGAAActcgagaaaagaaaaatgagccCGTTATAGTTGGAAGTAAACTTCTTGTAAATGTAATTTTCAATGTATATTCcggtgaaattaaaaaaagaaactcATAAAGAAAGATAATGTGGAGTGTACCTTGCATTTATCGAACAAGTTACAGGTAACTTAGATGATAATCGACGAGCAATTGAAAAGGGGCCAAAATAAGCTTGACGTCGGGACGTGACGACAATGTCGTAATGAGGAAAGCTGGCATGTCATGACCTCATGATGATTCCTAATATTATACAACGCTTTGGACAACTTAACAGAACTTCTTCTAGTTGAGTTTTGACTTCTTCAggaatattttaatatgattaaaactctaatattagcctatttaaagggctTTAGTAACCTTGATTTAGACATGCCAATCAATGAGGGTGACAAGATGTAGTTGCATATGAGTTTTTATGAGAATTTTGTGGTAACTATgaaaagaattttgtttttgagTTATGACTTTATTTTTGGGATGTGGGATTATACGCTTAGtacttttaggtttattttctccatattataCTCTTATTTGTTTACTTATTTAGTGAAAAGTGGAAGTTACCTTTACCGATGGTTTTTCCCTTTTTGAGGGTTTTTCACGTGaaatatttgtgttcgatcttttcCATTTTTACTATCTTGTTGTTTATACGAGTCGATCCCCAATAGATAGCAAACATATGGCATGTTTAGTAGTACTTAAAAAAAGCACTTTTGACTCCAAAAGCTCTTTTGGAAAAAAAGTTGTGTTAAAAAAGCTGCTTTTTGTTGAAATTATTGGCTCAGAAGCACTTCTGAAAGGAGAAGTTAAAACTTTTAGGTTTCATCTCTAAAAGCACTTTTgatgcttaattatttttttatcccTTCAATATCATAGTACTTTCTCCCCTTTTTTTGTTGCTTAATTATAAATGtgttaaatcattaattaaaaataaaaatattttttaaaatactaattataaatatttaatggttatatttaaatatttaaaatatagtttatatattttaattaaaatttataaataaaaatatttaaaatttatatttcatatattaaaacattaacaacaggttataataatttttttatattcttactaaaatataataatattaactaatttaaatattatttaaatgtatatttgttacttgataataacatcattaaaatgaacattttatttcattaaaattttttttgatggtaatactaaacactcaaattttaactgaacttttcaaaagtattttccactacacttttcaaaagcattgttAAACTAGCCTATAATGGAATGGGAAACATCTTTAAATCAAGAATGAAATTCTTTTACCAGAAGGTGAAGTATACAAAATAGAAGGGAAAATGCAAAATAGATTTTCTCTACATTCTGACCATTTACGTCCTTAAGAAAGTGATTTTTTACTTTTGGATTTTAACTTTTGATGAAAGGCTGGTTGAATTAGAGAAATTTATATACTGTAAGAGTTGGGAGCTTCCCTTCACACTTACGGAAAATGTAATTaccattcattttctaatatAATCAACATTTTGTcaccaaaatttaattattgaattcgCAATTATTTTAATACCTGCAGTGTTTATATATTGTAACATTATATATCAacttttgatttgatttaatttttgtaaattagtAACATGATTAtggatataatattattttatatttatatattgcatatataaataattatatttattcaatataaaaataaattgatgtatttatttctttaaaaatttatgattaatacaaaattaaaattttaagtatacatTTAAATCACAATCAGTGTTTCATTATACAATTacacaataaatttaaatttaaaattttaaaggatatTTCTACTATTATTGAACAACCAGTTCAACCTCAAAAGCTCAAGGGTTCCTTTgtaatgtttattttaattaatttaaattaaaaattcaaaactctaacatatatctaattaaaattttctcaaaacctaTCTATAACTTTAAAAATGACATATGATGGTTGGCCAGTGAATTTTCTTGAAATCCTAGAAGGAGATGAAAGAAAAATGGGAGGAAGAAAGTATATAAATGAAGTTAAAAGTATTTACTATTTTTGATGTATGTGTTTTTACACaattgactaaattttaaaaacaaatttaaatgaGAAGGTTGAATGTTCATCACAACAAAAAACTTTCACCAAATCCTTTGTGGGCTGTATTGGGCTTTCACCAACTCATCACAACAAAACCCAAACAATGAAATGGATATTACATAAGGCGGGTCAGATTCCAACATATGACAATTTCAATGAGAAAGTTCATTAAAGAGATTTCAAGGAAGTAGAAAAGGAAGCCTCTTGGACAACCCATTAATTTAATCTATCCTCCTCCATAGTTTTTTTATTCAAACACAACGTTAGATCGATGGTTTCAAGTCTGTCAGCAATCTAACACCTCCCTCCTCCCCCCCCCCTTCaaacagaaaaaaaaagcaaCGTTTTTCTCACAGTAGCATTGTTTTCTTTTGCGAGGGtataatgtaatttttatttgcGGAAACGACGACGCCGTACCTAAATCCATGGAAGTGATTTCAGAGCAAGCAGTTTTCAAGAATTCATGGGAGGAAAGTAGGCTCTTGGCGAAACAGGTATGTAATCAATTCTCGTTTGGGTGTTGATTATGGTTGATTTTGTCGTTCGTCGGTTTGTgtaaaataaatctgaaataaaatttaataaaccaTAAACTAGGATATGTGAAATCATCAATAATAAATCACGAACAAAATTAGATGTGGAAGTGTACTTGAAATCTACAGATGTTAGAGTTCAAGCTGGCTATGGGATACTAGAAAATTTACCTaataaattttaaccaaattaaattacttttcaTTTGGGTTAacttacgtatatatatatggtattagtAATTTTGATTCTAATGTTGTTTTCTTGTCAGGATATTACACTGCTTTCcttgttgccattgatgaagtgTGTGGAAGAAGTAATCATGTTCCCGTTAAACATACTCAAGGAGGCTCCCATAGGAAAGGTAGTTAGCATGGGAAGAAAGATGAAGGAGATGGTAATGGGATCCTTTTCAAGCTTCATTTCGAACTTCTATAAGAGCAAAACCTTAAAATTTGCTCAAGAAGCTCAGGTGTCGGACACAAAATCAACAAAGCAAGAGAAAAGCAGAGGATGGTACTTCCTTTCTCTctcttatttccttttttattgtttgatatatacatatatagtatCAGAGATTGCCTGTCTGCTCCACCCTTATAAGATTCTAGTATGATTTGTATGTTTGAGTTTAAAGTTAAGTAGTTAACTAGCTAGGTGAGGAGCATACTGTGTCCTAGCTGCACATAGTCTCTTCCAATTCAACCCGATAAATCACTTTGCTAATATCAAGCTATTGATCTCAATACTTGACAAAACATGAAACAATTAATGGCAGAAATGGGTGTTGCTTGTAAAACTGATTTTGAAGAACTTTTTTCTTTTAACCTTGTAAAAGAAATGTTTTGTTTCATCCAGCTCTTTCTCCTTCCTTTTTTCTTCTCCTGCCAACCATATATGGAAGTCCAAAAGATCTTTGTGTTTATTGGTGTCTTGGATCCCAAAAAAGGCTCTTCAACTCATTTTGATCATATTCTCTCATGCTGCTGATAAAAAACAGTGCCaacttcttaaattttattttctgttcAGAGTTTTCTTCGTATACCAATATCAGTAGCATGGACTTTACCTTTTCTCTGTTAATTTTGGCTTTTCCTAATATAATACTGTCATGAGTGAGAGAAAATTTTGAGTAACCTTCGGTCTCCTTGCAATTCACCACTTTGATCTCTTGCAAAGATGGTGAAGATGCAGCAATCCACCGCTTGTGTACATGTAGACACAAAACAACTCATCCGCAAAGATACAAACATCAAGACTGGGGGGCTTTGGTAGGTTGCATTTGTTTGACTAAATCTCCTCATCCTGGGATTCTCCGAGAAGAAATTCATTCATCTCATCTCATCTCATTGTTTTGGGTTCTGCAGCCTTCAAGATGTCTTCAGTAAAAcacttaagttattttatttcaACTGTACATTGCTTTACATCTCTTGTAAAACATCGAAAAGATGACACATCCAGTAACCACTAAGATTGCAGTTCAAATGCTTCAAAAGCAAAAAGTAAACACAATGGTGATGAAACAATGTCTAAATAAATATACAAGCCTGAGTCTTGCATTACTTTGTCTGGAGGTGTTATGTTGGCTAATCATTTGGTGAATGTTGTAGGGTTTTCCTTGTGCTGTTTCTGGTGCTCACCACTGGACCAAAAGGTGTCAGATGTGAAGATATTGGTAACCCTCTAGTCCCTGGGAGCACTGCCATGAATTCTTTTCTGGCTAACAAATATCTAAGAGGAGGTGCAAGACATCTAGCTGCTGCAATCGACTACAAGGTTTTGTCACATGGGTACCCTCGATCAAATACCTCAGGGCGTGAGAAAGTGAATCCTTATGAGAGACCACATAACCCTGAGGATCATTATCGTCAAGGTAACACAGGAAAGCACTAGTAGTGACTGTAGTGGCAAATAAACCAATTACAATACATATAATTGTTTATGTTTGGAAACAAATCTTGTGGCCTTAACTTTTGAGCATTGGTGGAAGCGTGACTAGAGgctaaatattatttgataaaagcATAACTCCCTGCATCTAGTCCTTCTGAGTATCTGTGGCTGCTtcattttagctttatttttgagatgttctatTCATTAGTTTTGTTAAAAACAATTATTAACTGCATAAGGCCTTTCTTAAATCGAgtgattctttttctttctaaaaagtTTTACAAAAGTAAAACTCCCATATTTcggtgaatttataatttttaattttcaagatTCGTAGTTATTAAGGTAGTAATTTATAAGCATCGGCTGAAATGATTTCTTTGGCTTTTTAATGGTggatcaaagtttttttttttttaaattattaaatatatatatatatatataagatgatGAGTTTGTAGGCGATTGACGAGCAAAAAAGACCCCCATATTGCTGCCTTTTATGACTCGGCATTTTGAGATTCATACTTGCTACAAACATATCGTCCAATTTAAGTCGAGCAATACCAAGAGTTCGCTCCCATATCTATTCTGTGacattaagttaaaaaaatgttttttaaaagaCTGATAGATTTAAACCTTATACTATTATTTGGGTCAATAAGAGTGAAAATCGGtgagaaagaaaatcaaaaccaCAAATAACAACTATAATATGTAGTTATTGtcgcaaaataaaataaaatttttttaaccatTTTATTTAGAAGCATGTTACAGGAAGATGTAGGGGTTCTTTTTGGGAGCATATTTTgcagaaaataaaattgaaattatacagtataaacaaagaaaatgtaaATCATCAAAAACAAAATGGAAAATTGGAATTTAGGTAGATCCAAATTGTACATTGCAAAATAAACTCGTTAGTATTGActgaaaaaataaattgaacgtaaataaataataaaataatcattatgCCGTGAAAGAACCatcatcttaaaaataaattcattttgatCGTCGTCCTCCAAGATTAACATGGTACCTTTATATTCATACATCTGAATAAAGAAAGTGGAACAACTATTGAAATtgttattcttaaaaaaattggACACTTGATCGAAAAATGACTAAAGGAAAGCAAGCAAAGAATGATTTCTCTTTTTGTTGTATAAAATGAGAATGAGGATTTGTTATTTACATTGTTTTTTCCAAAGGGCAAAAAGGATAAAATTCTGTAAGAAGTGAAACGGTAGAAATGTAGGGACAAAACGGtaaaaatataggggcaaaaatgataaaattctgTAAGAAGTGCAACTGAAGGAAAGTGATCAAATTTTTGTTGATCGGTCAAATTctctataaaatttaaaaataaacacacATGATACGTATTGTAGATACGTGTTAACATAAATACAAACACAATAAGCAATAACGAGTGTgttcaacaattaaaaataataacaatccTATATATTTAAATCCTCTTCAGTGTCTTTTCTCAACCAATGTTTAACTTTGCATTACCaacacataaaatatatttatgtaagaTAAATATCTGTACATTGATAATTCAAACTATCTTTCTCCCAATACATACTTTTCTCTTTTAATACAATACTAGAAACCATCTAATATAACATTCTAGTTAACTAGAGGGCAGGCAATGGATGTTTCCCTTCCCTGGGAAATGATTAGATGAGCAGATAGGGCAGGTCAGATTGTTTTAATGTAAAATCAAGGATATCGGCAGCAATGGAACCAGGCAAACCAGCTTCGACCGGAAGCATTTTGGGGAGTACCCTGAGCTTTTGGTTTCACTTCTTCAGCATATTGCTTCGGCTCTTGCTCTTGCTCTTGAACTTGCTGCTGCTGTTGCTTTTCTGACTGTATCTTGAATCCTCGGTTGTTTTGGTAGCTATTTACTGAACTCAGTCTTCCACCATCCGTCCCATTCAACCTGTAATTAATTAACAGCTTAACAAGTTCAGTTCCATGCTTTCCATAAAATAGATGAATCATAATCAAGTGTTGCAAGTATAGTTTCTTACACAGGGAATGCAAAGGAAAGAGTGCTCTCATCAGACCGACCAGACACGCTACTTGTAGGTGAATTATGGGCCTCTGCTGGGAATTTCGGTTCATGGGTTTGGTTTCCACTGCCATATTTGTAGCCATTATCCTGTGCAACTTGTTTGGTTCTGATCCCTGTCGTTGGCATTTCTTTCTTGCCTATATTTTCATCTTCCCTTTCCGCCATGTCATCTAGTTCTTTCAGTGAAGGCAAGACGCCACCTTGGGCAATAATCTGCTCATCCAACTTTGTTAATTCACCAGATTTATACAGCGTAAGGAATTGATCCGTCGAGAAGCTGTTATTCCCAACATGAATGCTGAATAACGATTCGTTTGAAGCATTGCTCCAGTCCGTTGGTGTTGCAGGTTTGCTACTGAAAATGGACGAGGGTATCCGATCTGGTACGTACACTGCTGGAGTTTGTTGTGCATCCATTCCATTACCTGGGGTCTGCTCAGTAGCTGTTGATGATTGGTTGAGTTGGGATTTTTCAAGGTTCTGAGAATaagaagatgatgaagaagagGAGGCTGAACTTTCATGCCTTGAAACTTGAATATCTGTTGATTTCATGCGGCTTCCATTACCCATAGCTTCAACTCTATGATAACTTAGTTGGTATATTCAATCTGATCACCTATTTTTGCTTAGAGAAGTGGAAGATGGAAACTTCATGATGAGAGGAAAGAATATAGGGAAAAGTAAGATGAGATCATCAATGGGGGAGGGGGCATAAACAAAAATGATATGTCTAAAGAGTCTGGGGGCGGGGGGGAGTTAATATAAAGCTAACAATGGAAGGCAGAGAGAAGATATCGGGGTCATTGGTTTTAACCAAGTTATTCTGGAGAGTTGTTAGAgccattttcttcaacaaatcatCAAaccatattttttaaagttttgtttGGTTAACTTTTCCAGATAAAATGGTTGAAAAacagtttcttcttcttctttttttcttttgagaaCAGAATATAAGAGCTcattttttcttttgtaaaaaaCATCACTTTACTCACTCTCCCATGAAGCACTTGAACATTATGATTAATCAGCTACCAAAAATATGTTATTATTAGAACAATATTTCGCAtccaaaaagaagaaagagattACATCCCATAAAAAGCATTCTTTTTGCTTgtaatttatattgacattaacACCATTTCATTTCAGACAAATCCATCTGGTTTTAGCTTGTTCAGTTGTGAGAAAGACCAACATCTTGAACACGCAATTCATGGATCTGCATACATCGAAGAACACAGTAAATAGtttgaaaaattagaataaaaatatgcAAATGATAAATCAATATAAACTTCATAGATTGAATTAGGATTATAAATTTCTCATCTCAATAACAGATTACAAGATTGAGTTCGAAAATTACCTTAGTTTGATTTATACTAGGTGGTAAGAGTGAACCTCCAGCTTTCCTGTTTCTTGCAAGAAGACCTTTTGTAACAGGCGACATCATAGAATCGGTTGGACTTCTATACCTGAAACCAACCACGAAAAAAGAGAAATTCATGAAACAGATCataattttaaaccaaaataaaagatatgttgGAGTTACTTACCTTTCAGGGAACTTGAATGCCTTGGGGACTTTAAGCCTATCAGGGGTGCATGCCTTTTTCAAATCTTTGCCTGAATCTTCTTGAATATTCTCATCAATTTTCTGGTCCTGGAGTGGTCGGGTTTTCTCCAATATTCCACCATTTTCAGACTCAGATGAACTGTTAAGTGGCTTTTGCACCGCTTGCTCCGCCATTGATACGGGTAGATATTGCTCTGAACTATTGAGATCaattaaaaagccaaaagaaAAAAAGCCTTAAATTTTAAGTGGGGTTGAAGAAATGgatatattgaattgaattgtggtgtgaatttatttatatttataaatgaaatGGAATGTTTGGAGGGATTGTAACGTTCTAATTTTGAGGGCCCCAACTAGCCGTTGAGATTTAAAATAAAGTTTGGAATTTACCATTTCGGCTATTTTAGCCTCATTTGCCCGTATATTATCTTAAATTctagatttatttataaataatttagtaaaggaaaagaagaaaatgttcccattctcttttaatttatatattaaaaaaccatATCACTAAACCAAAACTCATTTGTGTTGCTAttaattattactaataaaatCTTAATATGTTTAACGAATTAGGGGTGAAGTCCGAATCTCAGTCAGTTTGTGTTGTGGCTGAGACAAAAAGTGCATTAACATTTCAATTTCTCACTCTACTTTTTCACGACAATGTCGATACTTTAAACACAAATTAACATTTCAATTTCTCACTCTACTTTTTCACGACAATGTCGATACTTTAAACACAAATTTTCACTGCACATTTTTCATCCCAAATCTGATAACAACTTTAGGAATCCATTTTTGGTCAAATTGTCAAGGAAGTGTATCTCAACTTAGCCTTTGGAATTTCACTCAAGACTTTTAGACTAATAGCAGCAtaagttttgaaaaatagaaTTATTATGTTTCTCCCCACATGACTTTGACATTTCTCCCAGTAAAAATGGGTCCAAAATCTGACCagaaatttttttactcgaaCATAGTCCATTTGATATATAAGAAAACAAtattataaatatgataaaataaatttaatacatatatctaaaattttgaaacaataaaCTCAGACTGACAGGAAAAGGAAAATACAAAATACTGGACTTTATGATAGATAGTTTTCTCTTGTGAGTTGCTTTTGAGAGAATAAAGGGAGATGATGGTCAAACTAGAAATGTTACCATTAAACTTTTGACACACCAAAATGAATGGAGATTTCCATtaccatcaaaaataaaattacaggGTTAAAATTTCATGTTCCATTAACAGCCTCATAACAGAATATGACTATCTAAAGATTTTCCAATTTCACCAAGACACTAACGGAAACTAATAGTCTAGACTAGTGACAAATTACAACCAATATACAACCCAAATTCTATCAGATTTTAAACCTCTAAATGCTGCAATGCAAGTAGTCTCACTGTGATAATTTGGAGTTACTTCACCTTGTCTGCACTCAATAAGTACTTGTCATGTTGCAATCACAAAAGAATCAAAGCAAAACATGGCCTTGATACCCGCTTGACAGAAGCCATCAGAATGAAGAGTCATAAAGCCCAGAATGGTTTTCGAACTGCATCCGCACTCTTCTTATTATTTAGTGATTCATCACTGCTCTCCTCGGAATCATCATCTTCGTCCCCATATGACATTAACTGCATCAAGGTGTCTGAAAAAACCAAACAATGTAGATAAGTACAATAAAGTTCACAATTCAATATATCATTGACTAGATTTTACTTCATATCTAAGTATTCGTC
It includes:
- the LOC107922852 gene encoding uncharacterized protein gives rise to the protein MEVISEQAVFKNSWEESRLLAKQDITLLSLLPLMKCVEEVIMFPLNILKEAPIGKVVSMGRKMKEMVMGSFSSFISNFYKSKTLKFAQEAQVSDTKSTKQEKSRGWVFLVLFLVLTTGPKGVRCEDIGNPLVPGSTAMNSFLANKYLRGGARHLAAAIDYKVLSHGYPRSNTSGREKVNPYERPHNPEDHYRQGNTGKH
- the LOC107922954 gene encoding uncharacterized protein, translating into MGNGSRMKSTDIQVSRHESSASSSSSSSYSQNLEKSQLNQSSTATEQTPGNGMDAQQTPAVYVPDRIPSSIFSSKPATPTDWSNASNESLFSIHVGNNSFSTDQFLTLYKSGELTKLDEQIIAQGGVLPSLKELDDMAEREDENIGKKEMPTTGIRTKQVAQDNGYKYGSGNQTHEPKFPAEAHNSPTSSVSGRSDESTLSFAFPVLNGTDGGRLSSVNSYQNNRGFKIQSEKQQQQQVQEQEQEPKQYAEEVKPKAQGTPQNASGRSWFAWFHCCRYP
- the LOC107922955 gene encoding uncharacterized protein; protein product: MAEQAVQKPLNSSSESENGGILEKTRPLQDQKIDENIQEDSGKDLKKACTPDRLKVPKAFKFPERYRSPTDSMMSPVTKGLLARNRKAGGSLLPPSINQTKIHELRVQDVGLSHN